DNA sequence from the Streptomyces sp. NBC_01497 genome:
ACGGGCCGGGTCGACCGCTCGCGGACCTCGCGATCGGCAACTGGGTTCGCCACAGGCACCGTTCGCCCCTCGCGGGGACAGGACGACCGGTGGCTGCCGGCGGTGCGTGGATACTGTCGCGGTGTTCTCCGACGCCGACGCCGCCGCGCTGTACGACCTGCTGAACCCGTGGGACCCCCTGCGGTGGCCCAGCGACGCCTTCTACGACGAGTTGGTCGCGACCGCCGGCTCGGTCCTGGACGTCGGCTGCGGTACCGGCTCCATGCTGCGCCGGGCGCGCGAGAGCGGCCATACCGGCCGCCTCGTCGGCCTCGACCCGGACCGTGCCGCGCTCGCCCGGGCCCGGCGCCGCACCGACGTCGAGTGGGTCGAGGGCACTGCGGCGGACGCGGAGTGGAACGCCGAGTTCGACCTTGCGACCATGGTCAGCCATGCTTTCCAATGCCTCGTCACGGACCACGATGCGCGTGCCTCGCTGACGGCGATCCACGCCGCGCTGCGCCCGGGCGCGCGCTTCGCCTTCGAGACCCGCCATCCGCGCGCACGGGCCTGGGAGAGCTGGACCCCTTCGAACGCATCCGTCATCACCGACGCGCACGGCCGTGCCCTGCGCGTCTGGCACGAGATCGACTCTGTCGCCGGTGACGTGGTCACCTTCACCGGGACGACGGCCGCCCCCGACGGCGCCGTGCTGCGCGTCGACCGCACCAGCCTGCGCTTCTACGACGTCGCCACCCTCGACGCTCTCCTCGCGGAAACGGGGTTCGAGGTCGAGGCCCGGTACGGGGACTGGGATCGGGGGCCTCTCACCGGTACCAGCGCGGAGATCATCACGATCGCCCGCCGGACACCGCCCCACCGGATCCGGCCCTCCGATCGTGGCGCGTCGTCAGGGCCGCGGCCGGATGGCGTGGACCTTGAGGAACTCCCACGACCCCGAGCCCGACCGCGCCGCGAAGAAGGACACCCGGGCCGGCGACCGGGCCGCGGCCGGCGACGTTGAGTTCGCCCCGCACACCGACCGACCGCGCGTGGCGCAACCGCGTCGGAGCCCGGTTCACCGCCCTGCGCCACGGGGCGGACGTTGCCGGCTGCGGCACTGGCGCGTGTGGTCGGGCCAGGCGCTCTCGTCGACGGCCAGCCACGGCTCGCGGACCACGGCCGACGGAGTGATTCCGGCGAAGGCCGCCACGTCGCGGTGCAGGTGGGACTGGTCCGCGTAGCCGCCCTCCGCGGCGACGCGTGCCGCGACATCACCCGCGGCCAGTCGGTGAACCGCCCTGTCGAAGCGGACGAGCCGGGCGGCGCGCTTCGGCCCCATCCCTGTCTGCGACCGGAACCGGGACCACAACCGCTTGCGGCTCCACTCCACTTCGCCGGCCAGTTCCTCGACCCGGACCCTTCCTCCGGCGCCGACGATCCGCCTCCACACCCACGCCACCTCCGGGTCGACCAACGCCCGCATCCCGCATCGCCGTTCGATCAGGGACCCGGCCAGGGCGAAGCGCCTCTCCCACGACGGGGCCTCGCTCAACTGCTCGCGGATCCGTTCCACCACCCGCCGGCCCCACACATCGTCGAGGGCAACGAAGCCGTCCAGGCCGGCCGGGGACACGCCCAGCACCGAGTGCGCGACCAGCGGGGACAGGCGGACCTGCAGGCACTCGACGCGCTCGCCCCGCACCCGCACCTGACCGCCGGACCCCAGCCCGGGACCGGCGACCACGCTCCCCCGCTGCTGCCGCCCGGCCGTGTCCTCCGTGACCGGCGCATCCGAGCCGAACTCCACCGCCAGCATCACGGACGGGTGCGGAATCACCCTCTGGGAGACCGACGCCCTGCCGCTGTCCCGGAACCCGGCCATACTCACTCCCGTCGGCCCGCTGGGCCGTGCCGGGCTCACGACGTCCCAAACGGACGCACCGTGGTACGTGTTGGACCCCATGCTCCCAGCCTACGCACCCCGGGCCGGCGGAACATTCGTCCAATACGCGGGGGCCCCCGGCCGCCAGAGTGGGGCACATGACCACGGAGAACCTGTTCCTCCCCTGCGAAGGGGGAGACATCCACGTACAGCAGGACGGCCCCCACGACGCCCCCGCTCTCGTACTCGTCCACGGACTCGCCGCGTCCGCGCACTGGTGGGACGCGATCGTTCCGGAACTGTCCGGAGCCCATCGAGTCATCCGGATCGACCTGCTCGGACACGGGGGATCGGCCGCACCGGAAGGCCCCGGCTACGGGGTCCCCGAGCACGGACGCCGGGTCGGCGCGGTGCTGGACCACCTCGGTCTGGACCGGGTCGTCGGGATCGGCCACTCCACGGGCGGCCTCGTCGTGACGGCGCTCGCCGAGGAACGGCCGGGCCTCGTCACCGCGATGGCGCTCATCGACACCGGCCCGCGCCTGGACGCGTTCCTTTCGAACGGTTCCGCCGGGCGGCTGTTGCTCACCCCGGGCGTCGGCCGCCTGCTGTGGCGGCTGCGCACCGACGGCCTGATCCGCAAGGCGCTGAGCACGGGCTTCAGCCGCACCGGCTACGCGATCCCGCAGCAGATCGCGGACGACGTGCGGGCCATGACACTCCACGCGATGCTCGCCACCTCACGGGGCGCCGAGGACTACCTCGGGCAGCGCCCCGTCCCGGAGCGGCTGACAGCCCTCGGGATACCGCTCCTGGTCGTCTTCGGCGAACAGGACCGCAGGTGGCGGCCGTCGTCCGCGACCGACTACACCGCCGTCCCCCGGGCGAGGGTCGAGATGCTGCCCGGCCTCGGCCACTCACCCATGCTGGAGGATCCACGGGTGACCGCTGCGATCCTGCGGACCTTCCTGGCGGCCCCTCCCCCGAACCACCCTCGCCGCGCCCGCAATCCGTGAGGGTCGCGACGTGTCCGCCGCGCGCCACTCGTCGTGAACTCCCCTCCCCTGGTGGAGGGTGGGGACCATGACTCGTCCTGATCCGGTCGACGGCCCCTACGCCGTCCACGACCACGCCCACTCCGGCGGGCCTGTCCGTGAAGTCCCCAACGGCCAGGGGAGAACGTGCAGTTACCTCGTCACCGGGTACGACGCGGCCCGGCAGGCGCTGGCCGATCCGCGGCTGTCGAAGGACACCCAGGTGTTCTTCGCCGCGAACCCCGGCGGCCGGGACCTGCATCCGGCCCTCTCGCGCACCATGCTCGCCACCGATCCGCCCGGTCACACCCGCCTGCGCGCCCTGGTCACCAAGGCGTTCACGACCGGAGCGGTGTCCCGTCTGCGCCCGCGTGTCCAGCAGTTGACGGACGACCTGCTCGACCGATGGCCGTCCGGTCCCGGCGGTGAGGTCGACGTGGTCGAAGCCCTCGCCGTACCGCTGCCCGTGGCCGTGATCTGTGAACTCCTCGGCGTCCCCGAGTCGGACCGCCCCGATGTCCGCCGCTGGTCGGCCGCGTTGTTCGCCGCCGGAGCCCCGGCCACGACCGACGCCGCGTCGCACGCCGTCGCGTCCTTCATGGCGCGGCTGATCGCGGCGAAGCGGGAGGCCCCGGGGCGCTCGCTCCTGGACGGCCTGATCGCGGCGCGTGCGGGGGACGACCGGTTCACCGAGGACGAACTCGTCTCCCTGGCCTGCCTCCTCCTCGTCGCCGGGCACGAGACCACCACCAACCTGATCGGCAACGCGTTCCTGGCACTCCTCCTGCGGCCCGCCGCAGGGAGCCGCCTGCGAGAGAACCCCGACCGCATCGCCGGGGCGCTGGACGAGTTGCTCCGCTTCGACTCTCCCGTCAGTACGGCCACGTTCCGCCACGCCACGGAGCCGCTCACCCTCGCCGGTACGGACATTCCCGCCGGGGCACCCGTCCTCATCGCCCTGGGCGCCGCCAACCGGGATCCGCGACGGTTCGCGGATCCGGGGCAGTTGGACCTGGATCGCGACGCGGGCGGCCATCTGGCGTTCGGTCACGGCATCCACCGCTGCCTGGGCGCGCCGCTCGCCCGCGCGGAGGCCGAGATCGCCCTGCGCTCCGTCCTCGCCCGCTTCCCCGGCTGCCGGCTGGCCGTGCGTCCCGAACAGGTGCGGTGGCGCACGACGCGGCTCGTGCGCGGGCCGGCTTCCCTTCCCGTACGGGTCTGATCCGGGACGCGGACGAGCCGGTGCGCCGGAGCGCCACCTGTCAGTGCGCAGCGGTGCCTCACCGGCCGGTGCCCGGCGGTACGCGCCGGGGCAGGAGCACCGCGCTCCCGGTGCGCGCGCCGGCCGGTCGCTCGGGCCGGGGCGCCCCTCGCTCCTCGGAGTGCGGGGCCGGTCACGGGTCCGGTCGGGTCGGACAGCGGGCCGGGGGATTGTGACGAGGGGCCCGAAGTCCTTCTGGCGCGCGAACAGGGGCCCCTGGTAAGCCTGCTGTGCCTGGGACGTCTTGTCCCGCTCGTGCGGCGCGCAATAAAGTGTGCGTTTTCGCACCGCGCCGTTCCCGGGTCGACACCTCGTTCAGGAGTGCACGTGTTCGCTGCCCGCCCCGCCGCCCTCAGCCGCCGTTCGCGCGACGGTTTCGTCCGATCGGGCCGCCGCGCCCGTACCGCCGCCACCGCGCTCACCCTCGCCGCGCTCGTCCTGACCACCGTGGGGACCGCGGCCGCGGACTCCGGGGGCGGGCACGGTGCGCCGGGCCAGGGCGACCCCTACTTCCCGCTCTCCGGCAACGGCGGCTACACGGTCCGCCACTACGACCTCGACCTCGGCTACGAGCCCGCGACGAAGAAGCTCACCGGCGACGCCACGGTCACCGCCCGCGCGGGTCAGGCTCTCGCCGCCTTCGACCTCGACCTGTCGGGGCTCACCGTCAACCGGGTGCGGGTGGACGGACGTACGGCGCACTGGACCCGGCACGGCCAGGAACTCGTCGTCACACCGCCCCACGCGCTGCGCAAGGGCGCCACA
Encoded proteins:
- a CDS encoding class I SAM-dependent methyltransferase codes for the protein MFSDADAAALYDLLNPWDPLRWPSDAFYDELVATAGSVLDVGCGTGSMLRRARESGHTGRLVGLDPDRAALARARRRTDVEWVEGTAADAEWNAEFDLATMVSHAFQCLVTDHDARASLTAIHAALRPGARFAFETRHPRARAWESWTPSNASVITDAHGRALRVWHEIDSVAGDVVTFTGTTAAPDGAVLRVDRTSLRFYDVATLDALLAETGFEVEARYGDWDRGPLTGTSAEIITIARRTPPHRIRPSDRGASSGPRPDGVDLEELPRPRARPRREEGHPGRRPGRGRRR
- a CDS encoding helix-turn-helix domain-containing protein, which encodes MGSNTYHGASVWDVVSPARPSGPTGVSMAGFRDSGRASVSQRVIPHPSVMLAVEFGSDAPVTEDTAGRQQRGSVVAGPGLGSGGQVRVRGERVECLQVRLSPLVAHSVLGVSPAGLDGFVALDDVWGRRVVERIREQLSEAPSWERRFALAGSLIERRCGMRALVDPEVAWVWRRIVGAGGRVRVEELAGEVEWSRKRLWSRFRSQTGMGPKRAARLVRFDRAVHRLAAGDVAARVAAEGGYADQSHLHRDVAAFAGITPSAVVREPWLAVDESAWPDHTRQCRSRQRPPRGAGR
- a CDS encoding alpha/beta fold hydrolase; protein product: MTTENLFLPCEGGDIHVQQDGPHDAPALVLVHGLAASAHWWDAIVPELSGAHRVIRIDLLGHGGSAAPEGPGYGVPEHGRRVGAVLDHLGLDRVVGIGHSTGGLVVTALAEERPGLVTAMALIDTGPRLDAFLSNGSAGRLLLTPGVGRLLWRLRTDGLIRKALSTGFSRTGYAIPQQIADDVRAMTLHAMLATSRGAEDYLGQRPVPERLTALGIPLLVVFGEQDRRWRPSSATDYTAVPRARVEMLPGLGHSPMLEDPRVTAAILRTFLAAPPPNHPRRARNP
- a CDS encoding cytochrome P450 family protein encodes the protein MTRPDPVDGPYAVHDHAHSGGPVREVPNGQGRTCSYLVTGYDAARQALADPRLSKDTQVFFAANPGGRDLHPALSRTMLATDPPGHTRLRALVTKAFTTGAVSRLRPRVQQLTDDLLDRWPSGPGGEVDVVEALAVPLPVAVICELLGVPESDRPDVRRWSAALFAAGAPATTDAASHAVASFMARLIAAKREAPGRSLLDGLIAARAGDDRFTEDELVSLACLLLVAGHETTTNLIGNAFLALLLRPAAGSRLRENPDRIAGALDELLRFDSPVSTATFRHATEPLTLAGTDIPAGAPVLIALGAANRDPRRFADPGQLDLDRDAGGHLAFGHGIHRCLGAPLARAEAEIALRSVLARFPGCRLAVRPEQVRWRTTRLVRGPASLPVRV